A window of the Henckelia pumila isolate YLH828 chromosome 3, ASM3356847v2, whole genome shotgun sequence genome harbors these coding sequences:
- the LOC140890247 gene encoding N-carbamoylputrescine amidase-like, giving the protein MGKRSPSPTLPIAIPMCRMQNLAKELGVVILVGIFDETNNTYYNMIVVIDADGTELGCYHKFQTPNDPVFQTRYAKIGVGIFWDHWFPEAAQDMVLHGAEILFYPTVIGPESEDVGLYSQDHWKRVMRGHSWVNRVPLVGTRIGKEIIHSEYEMSENSLTVVSVLLVHTGEIVESADDEKEAILIAQFDLDELKSRGDCWGAFRYQ; this is encoded by the exons ATGGGGAAGAGATCCCCGTCCCCGACCCTCCCCATTGCCATCCCTATGTGTAGGATGCAGAATTTGGCGAAAGAACTGGGAGTTGTGATACTAGTCGGCATCTTTGACGAGACAAATAATACATATTATAATATGATTGTTGTCATTGATGCCGATGGAACTGAGCTAGGCTGTTACCATAAATTTCAAACCCCAAACGACCCAG TCTTCCAAACTAGATATGCAAAAATTGGAGTTG GAATTTTCTGGGATCATTGGTTTCCAGAGGCAGCTCAAGATATGGTGCTTCATGGTGCAGAAATATTGTTCTATCCCACAGTTATTGGTCCTGAATCTGAAGATGTGGGCCTGTATTCTCAAGATCACTGGAAGCGGGTAATGCGTGGTCATTCTTGGGTTAA TCGGGTACCTTTAGTAGGAACTCGTATTGGGAAGGAGATTATCCATTCTGAATATGAAATGAGCGAAAATTCTTTAACAGTTGTGTCTGTTTTGCTTG TACACACTGGAGAAATAGTTGAGAGTGCTGATGATGAGAAGGAAGCTATTCTTATTGCACAATTCGATCTAGATGAACTTAAATCCAGGGGAGATTGTTGGGGCGCTTTTCGGTATCAATGA